Proteins encoded together in one Proteiniborus ethanoligenes window:
- a CDS encoding CD0519/CD1768 family membrane protein: MQNIAVNKDKKVIPYLDTIAFLAIISIFFGYIGIKMGISNMFSTIMATAYQLLIDTVLYIMAIAVLAGAFGKLATEFGVVKLLNKVFLPLMRPLYNLPGVASLGIITTYLSDNPAIISLAKDEEYISYFEEYETPCLCNLGTAFGMGLIVTTFMIGLGYFKEAIVGNAGAIVGSIVSVRIMAYRTRKAMGIDKDYIEKNKKDKDLSDDLIEKSEGSFFERFLTAFLEGGKLGVDIGLSIIPGVLVICTIIMILTFGPSDPSLGYQGLAFEGVELLPKIGELISPLSKLLFGFERPEAIAFPITALGAVGAALSLIPNFLKNGIIGSNEIAVFTAMGMCWSGFLSTHVAMLDALGHRKLISKAIISHTIGGIVAGVSAHYILILINIL, encoded by the coding sequence ATGCAAAATATTGCGGTCAATAAAGATAAGAAAGTTATTCCTTATTTAGACACAATTGCTTTTCTTGCTATCATTTCCATATTCTTTGGATATATAGGGATTAAGATGGGAATAAGCAATATGTTTTCTACGATTATGGCTACAGCTTATCAGCTCCTTATAGATACAGTGCTTTACATAATGGCTATAGCTGTATTAGCAGGAGCATTTGGCAAACTAGCTACAGAATTTGGAGTAGTAAAGTTATTAAACAAAGTATTTTTACCTCTTATGAGACCGTTATATAATCTGCCTGGAGTAGCATCTCTTGGAATAATAACTACTTATCTTTCAGATAATCCTGCTATTATTTCATTAGCAAAAGATGAAGAGTATATTAGCTATTTTGAAGAGTATGAAACACCCTGTCTTTGCAATCTTGGAACAGCCTTTGGTATGGGATTAATAGTGACAACCTTTATGATAGGATTGGGTTATTTTAAAGAGGCTATAGTCGGAAATGCAGGTGCTATTGTTGGTAGTATAGTAAGTGTTAGAATCATGGCATATAGAACCAGAAAAGCCATGGGGATTGATAAAGACTATATAGAAAAGAACAAAAAAGACAAGGATTTATCAGATGACTTAATTGAAAAATCAGAAGGAAGCTTTTTTGAACGATTTCTTACTGCTTTTCTAGAGGGTGGTAAGCTAGGAGTAGATATAGGGCTTAGTATTATACCAGGAGTATTAGTCATATGCACCATAATAATGATATTAACCTTTGGACCTTCAGACCCTTCTCTAGGATATCAAGGTCTAGCCTTTGAGGGAGTTGAACTATTACCTAAAATAGGAGAACTTATTTCTCCCTTATCAAAGCTTTTGTTTGGATTTGAAAGACCAGAAGCAATAGCTTTTCCTATTACTGCACTTGGAGCAGTAGGAGCAGCCCTTAGCCTGATTCCAAATTTTTTAAAGAACGGGATTATAGGCTCAAATGAAATAGCTGTATTTACAGCGATGGGTATGTGCTGGAGCGGCTTTCTAAGCACACATGTTGCTATGCTAGATGCCTTAGGACACAGAAAACTTATTTCAAAAGCAATAATAAGTCATACTATTGGAGGAATAGTAGCTGGTGTATCTGCACATTACATTCTTATATTAATCAATATTTTATAA
- a CDS encoding amino acid ABC transporter ATP-binding protein produces MIKVSGLFKQFGDLKVLNNVNIEIKKGEVVVIIGPSGSGKSTLLRCLNLLEEPTDGEIIFEGMSIRSKNNNIDLQRQKMGMVFQQFNLFPHLNVLDNITISPIKVKGVSKEEAKNIALDLLRKIGLEDKINAYPQNLSGGQKQRIAIARALAMSPDVMLFDEPTSALDPEMVGEVLEVMKSLAKEGMTMVVVTHEMAFAKEVADRIIFMDEGNIIEEGTAEEIFSLPKNKRTKDFLSKLLI; encoded by the coding sequence GTGATTAAGGTTAGTGGTTTATTTAAGCAATTTGGTGATTTAAAGGTATTAAATAATGTGAATATAGAAATAAAAAAAGGTGAAGTAGTAGTTATTATAGGACCAAGTGGTTCAGGAAAAAGTACTTTATTAAGATGCCTTAATCTACTTGAAGAGCCTACTGATGGTGAAATAATCTTTGAAGGTATGTCTATAAGGAGTAAAAATAATAACATTGATTTACAAAGACAGAAAATGGGAATGGTTTTTCAGCAGTTTAATTTATTTCCTCATTTAAACGTTCTAGATAATATTACAATAAGCCCTATAAAAGTAAAGGGAGTATCTAAGGAAGAAGCAAAAAACATTGCATTAGATCTTTTAAGAAAAATTGGACTTGAAGATAAGATAAATGCTTATCCTCAAAATCTCTCCGGAGGACAAAAACAAAGAATAGCCATAGCGAGGGCGCTAGCTATGTCCCCTGATGTAATGCTGTTTGATGAACCAACATCTGCTTTAGACCCAGAAATGGTTGGAGAAGTATTAGAAGTGATGAAATCATTAGCCAAAGAAGGTATGACGATGGTAGTCGTAACTCATGAAATGGCCTTTGCAAAAGAAGTAGCTGATAGAATTATATTTATGGACGAAGGTAATATCATTGAAGAAGGAACAGCAGAAGAAATATTTAGCCTACCTAAAAACAAAAGAACAAAAGATTTTCTTTCAAAATTGTTAATTTAG
- a CDS encoding amino acid ABC transporter permease, with protein MFFIVGVKNTVIIAAFSVLFGVVLGTMLALLKQSRIKIFKVISSAYIEFMRGTPIMVQLFIIYYGLPINLTAIPAGIVALSLNSGAYVAEIIRAGIEAVDKGQMEAARSLGMNHTKAMKHIILPQAFKNILPVLGNEFITIIKESSIVSVIGVPELMYNAETIRGNTFKPFEPLIVAALLYFVLTFSLSKLIGHTERRLKTSD; from the coding sequence ATGTTTTTTATAGTAGGTGTTAAAAATACTGTTATCATAGCAGCTTTTTCTGTGTTGTTTGGAGTAGTATTAGGGACAATGTTAGCATTGTTGAAGCAGTCAAGGATTAAAATATTTAAAGTAATATCATCTGCTTATATAGAGTTTATGAGGGGAACACCCATTATGGTTCAGCTTTTTATTATATATTATGGCTTACCTATAAACTTGACGGCTATACCAGCAGGTATAGTAGCATTATCACTAAATAGTGGTGCTTATGTAGCTGAAATAATTAGAGCTGGTATTGAAGCAGTAGATAAGGGACAAATGGAAGCAGCCAGATCTTTAGGTATGAATCATACTAAGGCTATGAAACATATTATCCTACCACAAGCTTTTAAAAATATACTCCCAGTATTAGGGAATGAGTTCATTACCATCATTAAAGAGTCCTCTATAGTATCAGTTATTGGTGTACCTGAGTTAATGTACAATGCTGAAACTATAAGAGGAAATACATTTAAGCCTTTTGAGCCACTTATAGTAGCTGCATTACTATATTTTGTACTAACATTTTCATTATCAAAGTTAATAGGTCATACTGAAAGGAGGCTAAAAACAAGTGATTAA
- a CDS encoding transporter substrate-binding domain-containing protein, whose protein sequence is MTKKTKNIIILGLIMILTATIFTGCGQKNMDNVKAEENQGTLEKIKASGKIILGTSADYPPYEFHMEVNGKDKIVGFDIAIAEEIAKDLGVELEIKDMEFGGLLADLKTNKVDFVLAGMTPDAERMLEVDFSTIYYNAEHTLIINKKDIDKYAGVNDFKGKLIGVQRGAIQEDIAKEQIETPQIKALGKVTNLMLELKTGKVDAVLVEEPVGAAYVRKNDELYMTNIVFKDEDGGSAVAVNKGNEELLEAINKTIERLINENKIDQFVIEANDMMDNE, encoded by the coding sequence ATGACAAAAAAAACAAAGAATATTATTATACTAGGTTTAATTATGATTTTAACAGCTACTATTTTTACTGGGTGTGGCCAGAAAAATATGGACAATGTAAAAGCAGAAGAAAATCAGGGAACACTAGAAAAAATAAAAGCATCAGGAAAAATAATCTTAGGTACAAGTGCAGACTATCCACCTTATGAGTTTCATATGGAGGTTAATGGAAAAGACAAAATAGTTGGATTTGATATTGCTATAGCTGAAGAAATAGCGAAGGACTTAGGGGTAGAATTAGAAATAAAAGACATGGAGTTTGGAGGTTTACTGGCGGACTTAAAAACAAATAAGGTTGACTTTGTATTGGCAGGTATGACACCAGATGCAGAAAGGATGCTAGAGGTAGACTTTTCAACTATATATTATAATGCTGAGCATACACTTATTATTAACAAAAAAGATATTGATAAATATGCAGGAGTAAATGATTTTAAAGGTAAATTAATAGGAGTGCAAAGAGGCGCCATACAAGAAGACATTGCAAAAGAACAAATAGAAACTCCACAAATAAAAGCCCTTGGTAAAGTAACAAATTTAATGCTCGAGCTTAAAACAGGTAAGGTTGATGCTGTATTAGTTGAAGAACCTGTAGGCGCTGCATATGTTAGAAAAAACGATGAGCTTTATATGACTAATATAGTATTCAAAGATGAGGATGGTGGCTCTGCAGTAGCTGTTAATAAAGGAAATGAGGAATTATTAGAAGCTATAAATAAAACCATTGAAAGACTTATAAACGAGAACAAAATAGACCAGTTTGTAATTGAAGCAAATGATATGATGGACAATGAATAG
- a CDS encoding DUF3006 domain-containing protein: protein MKGIIDRFEENFAVVELEDNTMQNIPKELLPREAEEGTVIIIDGERIYIDKDETLERKKRIDELFDELFN, encoded by the coding sequence ATGAAAGGAATAATAGATAGATTCGAAGAAAACTTTGCAGTTGTAGAATTAGAGGATAATACTATGCAAAACATTCCTAAAGAGCTATTGCCTAGAGAAGCAGAGGAAGGAACAGTTATTATTATTGATGGAGAAAGGATATATATAGACAAAGATGAAACCTTAGAAAGAAAAAAGAGAATAGATGAATTATTTGATGAATTATTTAATTAG